The genomic segment CACGTAGAGAAATCTGGAATCTACCATAACAAACTTTGGTGGGAAGATCTCTCTGCAGCTCAATGTAAGATGAGTGATTTACCACCTAGAGGCTTTGTTGAATTTTCAGCAGATGGCAGCATTGTCACACATTCTAGTTTTGGTGTTGAAGGTTATCGTGCGCCTGCAATTCTCGAAGCAGAGCCTACTCTGTCAATATACGATCTCATAAACATGAACCCCTATAAGGAAACTTCAGAAGGTGTTGTCGATTCCATTCAGCAATCCTCTATGGAAGGGTTTTACAAAATTCTTCAGTACTACATGCCTAAGGAGGAcctaaataattttattgccCCATACCCGCCTGACCTCGGTGACATAGAAGACATAGCAAAAGATGATGCAGCAAATGAAGAATGGTATTCACAGTTATCGGTGCCTTACCTGGTCAATGCTTTAAAATCTGCAGACaacgaaaatgtcaaataccTAAATGCAAGGAGAGCTCAGGCGGTTATGAAAGAATTCACTGGCACGTCAGAGGTGTACGCTCAGCAGACAGAAAAGCTATACTCTCATGAATGGCAAAAAAGGTTCCCTAATATGGTAAAATTTATAGCCGACCAGGCAAAAAATACTGAACACCAGCGAAGGTATATTATTGAATCAAGTGCAGCATGGATCAAGGACATAGAGGAAGGCATAAGTGAAACAACTGTTGAAGAAGAAAGGGAAGATTTAAAGCGAATGACTTCGATTGCTGAGAACGTTCGTGAAAGAGGTCTCCAGGGACAGTACTGGTCATACATTTTGTTTAAGTATTTGTCATCCCCTCAATACCTTTCTATGCTTAGGATGATGATGACACAAGGAAATACCTCATCCCAGCAACTAACTCAGAATATTCAGCGCTACTCCAGTCTCTTAAGTATTCTTGACTCATCTGGTTTTTTCATGAAGGAGTTTGTCGAGGTCATGCAAACATTCCAATTGACCTCCTTGCTACCATCATTCATTGATGTTGCAAATGACTGGGAGGAGATAAGTATGTTCGTACCGATCGTCACGAATGCATTCATTGAAAAGTACGTCAACAGCACTGATCCACAAATGAGGGATTATGCTAGGGATATGCAGGAAGAATTggcgaaaaacaaaatggcagagTATTTGAAAGTTTTATACAGTGTTGGAGCTACCGTTGGGTCCAGCAGCTGGGTTAACGTAAGCAGGGAATTTACCAGGAAAGCTGTTGACAAGTTTGGTAAAGGTGCTGCAATAGTCGGTCAATTTTATGCTTTTTGCCAATGCTGgtatgagtatttaccaattatCCACTGGTATGGTGAGTTTCCGTGATATGACGCCTGCTGAGCAAGCAGACTTCATTGTTATGAATATAAAGCTTTCAACACTCTTGATACGAAAAGGAATCATGGGAGTATATGCCTTCAAGACAGGTGAGAGCTTGTGGGTATGTGCTAAAGCAATCTTTAGAGATGTACAGTTGACGGCTACATCTACTACGTCTACCTTTGGTCGCTGGATTATGCGGAATGTCTCTACTCCAGCAACATCCATCCCTGCTGAAGCAGAACTCGCTATGCAAATGCTCACAGAAGATTTCGTGTTTGAAATTCAGTATCCTcgcctttgtaaaatttttggGAGAAATCTTACTGAGTTCATGTCAACCCGCTTTGCAGCACTTCTGGGAGTTGGTGGTATTGTGCTCAGCAGCCTTGCTTTGGCAGAGTCCCATGAGGGAATGGTTATAGCAATGAATTCCCTTTTTTTAGTCTCCTCTGTTCTAAATTTCGTATCAGTTATTGCAGGATGGGCGGTTACTTCAGGTGTAACAACTGTTGGAGGGTTTGGTCTTGCTTCTATATGTAGTGTGACAAGTGGTCTCtctatttttggagcaattgtTGGTGTCATCCTCATGATCGTTTACATGTTCACACACAAACAACCTCCCGATCCTGTTACCGAATTTATACATAGTGACAAAGTAAGTAAGGCAGGTTTTTTTATGAGATATAGCGGTGATGTTGACTATTTCCAGGTTATCAAAGACGAAGATGATAAGCCAAGATCTCTTGGTCTGTCAATGACTCCTGATACTGCAGATAATGAAGAGTGCCTTACAATTCTCCCTGACGGCAATATCAAAATAGGTCCACTCTCTCATGGGTATGACACAGTGTTAAGCGTGTCTACTGATTATAAAGGTCATTCTATGTTCTCAAGCAGGATATTTCCAGAGGACAATAATGACAGCTTGGGAAAGGTTCTTGTTCTCACCCTTGAAGCCAACAATCGTGTGATGATGAAATCTCCAGAAGTTGACCAGGAGAAACGGAAACAACAACAATGGATTGTGACCTGCGTTGGTGACGTCACATTTGATTCCAAGGACCATCTACAAAGTGGCCCGTTCACAATAGAAAATGTTCGCGGGCGAGGTGTCTTTCTAGATTCTAATGGATCATCAATTATAGGGACACCAACGAAGCGTACGTGGACATTGAGTATGCAGGGCATGAAACCTGAAATGCTTACTTTTCCTGATATCAACCTGTCGATTTATGACAGAGATCGTGTATTCTATCCTTCCCTAGGCCAGGTTGGCAGTGTTAGTGGGCAGGAGTGGATGGTTGAACCATCACTTCCTCCTTTTCTCGAGTTGGATGTATCCAAGGGGCTCATCAGACAAAAGGCCGGTGTAGCACCATCTGAATTCGATGCACGAGGCGTTAAAATCACCGTGAGAAATGAATATGGCTCAGCTCGTGCAgaatttgacatacatgtgacaGAAGAAACAATGtagtttcttttgaaaatcaacGACACTAATGAGAAACTGTGAAAAACTGCAAATTGCAATTCTGATAAGACACATGATTTGTCCGACTTGGTTGGTAACCAAAGCTTCCTGTGCATACTGCATCGTGTTGCAATGGTATTGCAGGTTCTGGCCCACTTTACCTGACTGAGCTTTATCAACATTAATGTACAGTAACACCGTTTCTCCCACAAATTATGTCTTCCCTCTGTGACAAATGCTGCCTTCTGCTGAGCTTAAGCTTGTCCTTATATCAATTTCCCCTGTGCTGTTTTGTCGTGTCATAGTATTGATTGCTAGGATTTCGTTTTTCCAACCACAGCTTTTCTTGCGACGGTGTAGtacaattcccccccccccccgttcttTGCCTGGGTTACCTACATGTCAGAATACTCTTGCTTTCTTTTTTATCACTACATATTCctcttattttttattttgatgttcttgaaaaaagttaaagtgAGATGTATTTGACACAACTGCCGGTCAAAATGCTTGAATACTAGGTCTTGTCACAAATGCTGTTTATCCAAAAAAGTACAATGAGATCACAGGTACTGCTTTACATTTATCGTTATTTATATTTCTGACACATAGCACGATAAAGTCAGATAGCATTATTGTTAAAAGCACTGTGATGGCATAATCACATGGAGTAAATGTCAATACTGGCAACAATTTTTCATGACCTTTGTGTACTTATAATTGTAGCTTTTGTTAACGTTAATAGGCGTTGAGGTGATAGTGTGAAATGATTTGAGGTTATATTAGTTTGATTTGATAAttgtcaattgtcaacaattgcgagtgattattttattcatttttgtccGAACACCATAAGTGAAAATCATGGGGAAGAGTTAATCTTCAGTTCTGACTTAACATTCGCCGTAAGAGGTAGACATAAACAATAATTAAGTTGTCCTTTTTTAAGATCGCACATAACATTTTAGTCACGTGATTGACCACACAATGCTTTTCATGAATTGATTTATCTATATGCAAAACAACTAAGTGAAAGGATataatacaattttcaaaaatcttttgAAGATGTGTATTGTAACAAAAAGTATAAACACAAAAGTGTGTTCATTCGTCATCTGATAGTTGGTTACATATATACAAGGGTCACGTGGTCGTTTTCCTAATCACTTtcaaggttccaagacaagaaatttacctTTTAAAGCTACCAGTTCTATAGTAGTCAATAAGCTCGGAACcgccgtaaattatatatttcggaaagcctagatacagagcaacattttggttaccatagtgtcaccattatttacataactatcacgtgacaggtaatttgcataacctttcaaaaatcggttttccctatgttttgtctcaatgctttgagatatgtggctgaaatttgtatgAGTGCAAACTATTCCAAGGATCTTcgaaagtgtgtctcagaatttttttaaacttacttaaacaatttttatgccagaaaaacttccagaggggtgaatttaaccctagttgatttctttaaaattgtgctcaaataaaaactaagcaagatataaaaaatctgagacacacttttaaaGAGCCTtgtaacagcttgcattccagcaagtttaagtaagatattttgaagtattgagacaaaacatagggaaaaccgatttttgaaaggttatgcaaattacctgtcacgtgatagctatgtaaacaatggtgacactgtaggtaccaaaatgtttccctatatctaggctttcagaaaacgTATAATGTACGGGGCGGTTATGAGCTTATTAtgcaccagagaattgttagattaaagaggtcaatttcttgtcttggaaccttaatttgTGTATATCAATTGTAACAGATTAAGTTTTCACATTTCCTCGAGCCAGTTCGCCTGTAGCGTAGCTTATCACGTTTTGAATCTATAATGTCTAGCATACTTCATTATTCTTTTATAACACTAACGTTTGTAGAACATACTGTATTTGTATTCCGTATGTATTCAAAGTTACCCATATAAGTATAGTATATTTAGCTTACATATTTTATATTGTGTATCTAAAGTAGAgctcatttattttcttcttgtagtagaaattttgataattcctATCTTTTATGCCTTAAATTTTGTGGgtcaatttttcacatttcttttaACTTGTGttcaataaaaaaatgtagcGGACTGAGTTTCTCCCTTTCACTTGCATATCTAAAATATGGCAGCTATTTCTATGTAGTGGCTTGATAAATTTCATTGTATACATTACATTTGTTATGGTATTTACTTTTACTTATGAACCCTAAAATTCTGCGGGTTATGATCCTATATAACTTTTGCGTTATGTATATTGTAGCTATTCACTTTTGATATGGACTATGAAATTCTCTTTTGTACCTATAGTACATTTTTAGTTTCATGCTTCCCGCTAATAATGTATCTTGGATGTAGCAGGCTTTTATTCTTCCTTTGACCTGAGTACTATATAAAATGAAGTATATAAGGCTTTGACATTAACTTTCAATCGTGCATGTCAAACACTGTAAATTAAGTTTTCTTACTTATGTTcacaaattatcaataattGAAATACTTATTTTTCGCATGCATACTATATCAGTTGCAATGAGCAAGAATTTCAGAGAGGTTGTGCAAGTATTTCTTTCTATTTCCAGAACACTTTATCaactccaaaaccagttttagAATTGTACAACTTACTTATAGATGCAAACTTACTTATTCTTCATAGCAATCACGGTATGTTCTCTATATCAACAGAAATTACCTATCTTTTGATTTCGACACCATTTCTATCGTTAAACAAATGCATTTAGTAAAAAATGTTGATGTAAGACGACAGAGGCAAAGTTTCCTGAGCGAGGAAAAACCTTGAAATGGGACTGATATCCGACGAGAGTTTCAGAAAGAAAACCTTTGTAATGGAATGTACATTAGGGAAGATGGTTTTCTTATGTTACTATTTTGTTTCAATTAAACCTTCGTTTTAGCCACAGAAGCTTCGGTCCGATCGCCTAATTGAGTGGTTACGAAAGGGAAATGTGTTATGTTAGTGTCTATGTGCGATGTCATAGAGGAGAGTCGGCAGGATAAGTCAATACTGAAAATTGGGAGGAATAGTTTTTCGACTGTATGCCAATGTCACCTATTCTTCAGTATCTTGAGATCTTGAGTCTGCGCATCGGAGACAGGTATTTGGACTGAAACTCTTAGGGTTTGGAGACTGCGGGTCTAGGTCTCGCAACCCTCTTGTAATCATTCTGTTTTTATTGTTTCACCATCAAAATCGATATCCATACGGAACACCGTCACACCTATCGGTTTTGAATTTGGCACAAACGTAAAAATTCTCCGCAAGCAACTTTTTTGATGGCATGACCATAACAATAATTAACATATTCTGGCTGTCATTCCGAATTTTAACTTAACAGTTAATCTCAATTGCATAAAAATTTATCAACGAAATTTCTGTTCACTATCTTTCTGACCATATTGCGAGGCTCTTTCATGCCAAATATAAAGATCACAGGCCCAgtggattttgagaaaagggttttaggatttttttcagattttttcataacctttgacctgctCTTTACACTCCTCTGCAGTTACGCTATTGCCAAACAGTATTCTGTCCTGTATAAATGTCCGAGAGAGCTATGTTTATTGAATAGTATGAGACCAGATTGCTCAAGAAATGTTCTGGATTGCCCCTGACCTTTGGCCCTCATATCATTCCATAACTCACTAGTTTCGCACATATCTAAGTATCAAAGTATTGGAGCAAAGATTGTGATCTCGATTTCAAAAAGAGGCCTATGAATCAGTGAGCACAGCTGCTATaatcatcatattttattggATGGGGGACTTATAGTGCCATATCCTGTACCCTGTTATTTAAGCACATATATAATTCTGGGCTTGCCAACAGAACAGAGGTTTGTATTTGGTACATAGCGATGTGTAAGAGCTAATTTTCTTGACAAAGTATCACGTGACCAGCTTAACCTATGACCTCAACTTCACAAATACGGAAATATACCAGTAACCACAAGCGACCAACCTacctacatccttcatatttggtacgatgGGGGATTTCATGATGCCACATTCTGTACTTCATTCATTATGCATATATTTaattataggctagccaatagagctaaaggtctgcaTTCAGATACAAAGTGATAAGTATCGGAGCAAATTTTTTCCGTTCTTTCTGGTGACCAGAATGACCCTTGACTTTCATTAACAATATGCCCATCGCCCATTAGCTACGTACATGTGTATTAATATTATTGCTCGTGTACCGAGATGTCTTGAAATCCGTCCCTTGCTTCTACTCAGCTATATTTAcactttttctgatctactttGGGGCCTCATTTTAAGGCTCTTGGTGTACGAAAAACtttactgtcttagttttttcgaaaatcgaaaatttcatttccccCTAAAAGTAACACAtggatagtggccattttgaatttcaaatatcactaaatattgggttatttgtttctctgatactAAACTTTGCAGATGGCCTATGatttttattgtcaatttttcaaaaagaacGATTGAAAATTCCATTGAGAAAAGTAAAAGGGCGCAAAACACCTCAAAGTAACAAATTCGAGATCTGCCGGCAGcgtaaaattataaaatatattaaacaAATTGATTTTACGTAGAGCTACAGGACCACATCCTTGTTTAATACGACACGTTCACCCTGAACGTGATCATGTATATATTAAAACCGAAACAACAGAGAAATTATAGTTAAACAAGCATTTAACAGTCGCACACATCTCTGTGCAGGATGTTATTACTGCACGGCATACTAGACATTCGTAAATGTCAGGGATGTCGGGATATACAGGTTTTTTTTTCGCGTTCGATCGGAGGCCAGTGCGGATTTTAGCCAATAAACAGTTTTCGGTTGGTCTCTGAAACGCAATGCTTTCAAACCTGCGATTTAGGGAAAGGCGGTATTTTCTGAGCTGTTGGAATAAAAGCAGGGTAATTCTTCCAAACCCCCACCCCACGCCCTGCTATACATACTGACGGCGCCCTTAACTCTGCCAAACTTTGCAAAGTATCCTATGGATTTGCATTCTTATATACTCTAATGTGAACACGTGATAGCTATGACCCTTGTTATTCCTATGCACCTCCGACGATAGGGTCTACGCTACTGACCTTTCACACTTATAACGGggtgttcagttattacggtCGGGGGAGGCAAGCAAAATCCAGGGTCACCATAAATTTGAGAACTGCAAACGGGGGTCATGTAGTTTTTAAACAGCACATGGGGGTCACTTGATTTTCATGAGTATCCATCCGTCAAAAGAACGTCAAAACTATTCTGGGAAATATAATGATtctctgcatgatttcattctctaaaGTAATTTCCAGTAAATCAATAAAAGATTATatattatctgtcacatgaagaACTTGCATTGGCAACTCTGTACAGGCTTATCGTATTGGATATAAAggatggagtataatgaaaagtttcaatgactTTTATATACGTCAATTAGCAGTGAGGAAGAAATACATGATATACCTTTCTTATTATAACTCTTTaaataaaatgtgtatatatactacatagtaaattatcCACAGAATTATAGTATTGTGGCCAGAGTATTCCTCTGGAAAGCATGTCCTTGATCAAACACTTTTACCACAGCCTACTTTGCTTCTCCTTAACACCAGAAGCGGGTGGTACCTAGGCCTGTAGATTGGCTATTTGACTCCTTCATCGCCTTATGTCCTCGCATTTTTGGTTATATTAGGGAGTTCCAAGTGCGACATTTTCCTCTGAAAATGCATCTATGTGAAAATGCGCAATTTCCTTTGGAAATGTGGCTCGATGGAACTTTGGTTGAATGTTACAGAGTTTCAATCAACCTGGTAGACATATGTCAACAGCTGTACCAGGATTTGTGGTCTAAGAAGAAATGGCAATGTGGGTTTTTGGTCAATGCCTGTTGAGAA from the Ptychodera flava strain L36383 chromosome 2, AS_Pfla_20210202, whole genome shotgun sequence genome contains:
- the LOC139116106 gene encoding uncharacterized protein codes for the protein MIDIKSEKCKSYLVRHLDGNNRTKSHDPDSWQDRGHTVTIIRGEIGPQDTHDFLFIDHMHIHRENWQWLHKRTELVWKQRERGEYSAGYIGFTDDGRVGGGSMQIGDGVEVEAVELQYLRPSYTMAVSRDAGAYVAGEHELTLKWDINSEQWKNATWDEEAMTFTYWQEQWGNIGDDVIWQTATVFNDNTNNIEWDVQPRGPSGTGAATSHIDRYGQFVFSLNDFYDPPDMDVDKNLFPYKMVFEFDELAQNILGGAMLCRERSLKGDVYALTGRPQNHFVAGTYKLHRPGHFGTILTTHRQKLVIDGKHVEKSGIYHNKLWWEDLSAAQCKMSDLPPRGFVEFSADGSIVTHSSFGVEGYRAPAILEAEPTLSIYDLINMNPYKETSEGVVDSIQQSSMEGFYKILQYYMPKEDLNNFIAPYPPDLGDIEDIAKDDAANEEWYSQLSVPYLVNALKSADNENVKYLNARRAQAVMKEFTGTSEVYAQQTEKLYSHEWQKRFPNMVKFIADQAKNTEHQRRYIIESSAAWIKDIEEGISETTVEEEREDLKRMTSIAENVRERGLQGQYWSYILFKYLSSPQYLSMLRMMMTQGNTSSQQLTQNIQRYSSLLSILDSSGFFMKEFVEVMQTFQLTSLLPSFIDVANDWEEISMFVPIVTNAFIEKYVNSTDPQMRDYARDMQEELAKNKMAEYLKVLYSVGATVGSSSWVNVSREFTRKAVDKFGKGAAIVGQFYAFCQCWYEYLPIIHWYGEFP